From Varibaculum massiliense, a single genomic window includes:
- the nrdH gene encoding glutaredoxin-like protein NrdH, whose translation MSITVYSKPRCVQCDATKRALKKQGISYAEIDMSQDLEALEHVKSLGFVQAPVVVADGDSWSGFRPDKIKGLAVAARAVATA comes from the coding sequence ATGTCGATCACCGTTTACTCTAAGCCCCGTTGTGTGCAGTGTGATGCGACTAAGCGTGCCTTAAAGAAGCAGGGGATTTCTTACGCGGAAATTGATATGAGCCAGGATCTAGAGGCACTCGAACACGTCAAGTCCCTGGGATTCGTGCAAGCTCCGGTAGTGGTAGCCGACGGTGATTCTTGGAGCGGGTTCCGTCCTGACAAAATCAAGGGACTAGCAGTCGCAGCTCGCGCGGTAGCTACTGCCTAA